CTGCGTGCGACGATGTTCGCCCCGCCGTAGACGTCGTCGAAGGTCAACCCGTCCGTCGCCGCGCCGAAAAATTCGCGCAGCTTCGGATAGCACCATCGCCAGAACGCGGCGCTGCGGCCGACCTGATTCTCGATCAGGCGCGACTGGCTTTCGTGAATCGACAGCCGCACGGCGTTGCCCATCGGCGTCCCGGTGTGCTCGCCGCCGGGGACGTGCTGGTTGTAGATGCCGTGCCCGGATTCGTGCAGGGTCGAGCCCAGCGAATCGTTGAGCATGTACTTCTGAAACCGCGTCGTCATGCGCACATCATCACGATGCAGCGGCAGACAGAACGGATGCGACGACTCATCGACCCGCCCCCGCGAAAAATCGAAGCCGACCTGCTCGGCGACGTGACGCACGAACGCGCGCTGTTTGTCGATCGGAAGCTCGAGCGTATTGAACGCATCGCTCGGCGGCGTCCCGTCATCGAGCAGCTCGCCCACAAGCTCGACCAACTCGCCGCGCAGCGGCGCGAACAGGGCCGCCGACTGCACCGCCGTCAACCCCGGCTCGAACCCGTCCGCCAGCGCGTCCCACGGCTCGCCCTCCCCCCAGCCCAAACAAGCCGCCTTCTCACGCAGCAGCCCGACGATCTTCTTCAACCACGGCTCGAAGGCCGCGAAGTCATCGCGCTTCCGCGCCTCCGCCCATGCGCTCTTGGACAGCGTCACCGCCTGCGACAGCGCTTCGACCAGCGACGCGGGCAGCTTCGTATTCCGGTCGAAATCCCGGCGGATTTCCCGCAGATTGACCGCGCTGACGCTTAGCGGATCGTTCGTCAACGACGCGTCGGCCTCGCACGCGCTCAACCATTCGTCCATGCGCGGATCGGTGCGCCATTCATGCACGAGCCGCGCCGTCTGCGCGATCTGCCGGGCGCGAAACTCCACCGCCCCGCCGTGCCGCGGCATCATCACTTCCTGATCCCAATTGAGCAGCGCGACCGTCGAATTGAGCAGGCCGATCCGCTGAACGTGGTCGATGAGCTGCGCGTAGGGGCTCGACATCACCGCATCACTCCATCACGGCGTCTTCTTCTCGAACACATCGCGCAGATCGTCGGAGTACGGCTGGCGGATGCCGTTGTCGTTGAGAATGTCCTCCGACGCCGCCTCGATCTCGGCGCGGCGGAAGACGAGCATCTCGCCGTGATTGCCCGCGAACTCGAAGGTGATGTACTCGTCCTTGGCGTCGCGGAGGAGCTGCGCCAATTGATGCAGACTCTTGACCTCTACGCCGTTGACGCTCGACACGACCTGCATCGTGTGATCGGAATAGCCCTTGACGAGTTTGTGCGGGAGGAAGGGCGAAGCGATGATCACCAACTCCTGAACCTCGCCGGGCTGATCGAGCGTGCGCGTCACCAGCGGGCTGGCCGACACGGCCAGATAGCCGATGAGCCGGCCGGCGGACTGAAGGGTCAGCGTATCGGCGGGGCTGAACACGAGCGGGCCGTACACGAAGTAGCGCGGATAGTGATCGTCGTTGGCGGGAATCAGTCGCGGCCGATGCGTCTCGACGGGCAATTGCATGGGCATCGGCTTGCCGTCGCGGAGAACCGTGACGTCGAGCTTGCCGTCCTTGGCCAATATCGGCACAAGGTAGTCGAATCGCAGGCGCAGGTCGGAGCCGACGGCGACGCTGCCCTCGGAGTCGATCGGATGGTCGCCGATTTTCGTGATCACATCACCGGACAAGAGCGATGCATCCGGGTCGAAGAGCTTTTCGACCATCACGCCGCCCGTCCCTTCGGGCAGTTTGAGCCGCGCCCGCAGCGCCTCGTTCTCGACATCCTGAAAGAGCATCGTCGAAAGCGTCGGCTTGCCGTCGTACTGACCGTCGGCGACATCGTCGAGAAAGCGCTTCACTTCCTCGGCGGGGATGAGGTAGCCGATGTTCTCGGCTTCCTGCATGCGGCTGAAGACGACGCCGGTGATGACGCCGTCGACGATGGCGGGGCCGCCGGAGTTGCCGGGGTTCAGGGCCGCGTCGATCTGCATGCGGAGTCCGCCGACGCTGTGGTAGTACGTGCCGTACTCGATGCGCGAGACGATGCCCTGCGTGACGGACATTTCGGTCCCGCCCATCGGGTAGCCGTACACCGTGACATTGGCGCGCATCGCCGGTAGGGCCGCGGCGAGCTTGAGCGGTTCGTGCGTGTCGAAGAACGATTCGTCATCGAGCTTGAGGATCGCCAGATCCATGCCCGGCGCGACGAACTCGACTTTCGCGGCGATCTTCTGGGCCGAGTGATTGGGCTGCACGTAAATCTGACTCGCGAACGCCACGACGTGCGCGTTGGTGAGAATGCGGTGCCCATCGATGACGGAGCCGGACCCGCTGATATCGGCGGGGTTCTCCTTGGCCCATGGGCGAAAGACGTTGGGCCGCCGGACGGTCGAGAGGATCTTCACCACCGACTCGCGCACCTTGTCGACCTGCGCGGGCGTGTCGGTCGGGGCGGGCGGCGCGGTTGGCGTCGGCTGCGCCATCAGGGCGTTTTGAATGCACACGAACAGCAGCAGCGCAAGGACAGGATGACGCATCAGCATGGAAGCCCCCAGCCGGTAAATGAGCGGTTGTTGAACGGGAATCGGCACACGCGCGGATGATATCACACCGCCGCGCCGCGCACCAAATGCAATCAATACGCCGTCCCGCCGGGGCCCCAGAGCCACCTGCGGAACTCGGAAAAGTCCTTGGTGATGAGCTGCACCGAGCCGTCGATCATCAGGGCGTTGTAGTGGTCGTAGGTGAGACTTTGATAGTCGGACATGACCAGCTTGTCGCGCGACTGCTCGCCGACGAAGAGAATCTGATTGGAGTGCAGCTTCCCGCCGCCCTGATCGAAGCGGTCCTCATCCATGGTCTGATGCTTCCAGAACCACGTGTACGAGCCCCAGTACTTGCCCAGGGCCGGATCGCCCGCGTCGGGCGGGTTGGGTGTGTACTGCTTGTCCCGGTCATATTCCGAGAGCGGACAGAAGAACAGATAGTGGTCCTTCTCCGAAAGGAATCCGCCGGGCTTGGCCTGCGCGGTGGGCTTGCCGGGTTCGAGTTGATCGGAGCGCAGGCCGATCAGCGCGATGGCGGGATTGCCCAGCTTGTTGGGGAACGCCTCCTCCTGCCCTTCCCAACCGTAGTCCGCCGTGCCATTGCCGAAGATCCACGGCTCCGTCTGCCGGTAGGCCTGCATGTAGAACTCGGTGGCGATGCGGACCTGACGCTGATTCGATGCGCACACCGTCACCTTCGCGACGTTCCGCGCCTCGGTCAGCGAGGGGAGCAGAATGGCGATCAACAGCGCAATGATCGCCACCACCACCAGAAGCTCGATTAACGTGAAAGCCGTGCCTCGTCGCAATGTCATCATCCACGAAGTGAAAGCGCTGCCCACGCACCGTATCGCCCCCAACCGGCGCGATGAGCGTTCCAAATCAGTATACAAACCACGAGAAATCACGACAATCGAAAAATCCCAGCCCCTCGCAAAATCATGCCCCAGCCAGACGCAGGGCGATGCGGCAGGCGGCGTGATACTGCGGGAGATTGAGCGATTCCTTCGTCGTGTGAATGTCCTTCTGACCGGCGCCGAGGGTCACGGTGGCGATGCCGTGCGCGTTGAGGTAATTGGCGTCGAGCCCACCGTTGGCGATCCGGTACGTCGCCTTGAGCCCGGCGGCGCGGGCGGCCTCGGCGGCGGCGAGGACGACGGGCGCCGTCGGGCGCAGCGCGAATGCCTCGTAGTCGTGCTGCACGCTGATCTTCACCGAGCCGCGGCGACCCGCATCATTCCTCACGTGCCGCGCCGCTGAGGCGAACGCCTTGCGATACGCGGCGACGATGCGCTTGCGGAAGGCGCGATCGTGAGCGCGCGCTTCGGCGCGGAGGCGCAGATGATCGGTGACGACGTTCGTCGCCGCCCCGCCTTCGATGACGCCGACGTTGCTCGTGCCGCGGTGGCGACCTTTGCGGACGAGGCCGTGCCATCCGCCGGCGTCGAGGTCGGCGATGGCGCGGGCGGCGATGACGGTCGCGCTGACGCCGCGCTCCGGATGCACGCCCGCATGCGACGCCACGCCGCGGATGTCGATGTTCATCCGATACGCCCCCGTCGCCCCGATGACGAGCTCCGCCGGCTTCCCGCCGTCGAAGTTGAACCCCAGCCGCGGCGATTTGAGCAGTTTCACATCCACATGCCGCGCCCCGATGAGCCCGACTTCCTCCTGCACGCACCACAGGAACGTCAGTGGCGGGTGGGGGAGTTTGTACTTCAGCAGCGTCGTGAGCGCCGTGAGGATCACCGCCGAACCGGCGCGATCGTCGCCGCCGAGTCCGGTGTTGCGATCGGCGGAGACGATGCGGTTGCCGCGCCGGACGGGTTTGCATCCGACGCAGATGGGCACGGTGTCCATGTGGGCCGAGAGCATGCGGCGTGGTTCGCGCGTGCGGCCGGTCGAGCCGGGGAGCGTCACGATGATATTCCCGCATTCGCCGCCGAAGGGGCTTTCCGTATGCGCCTTGTCGCGCTTGATTGAAGAAGCGGGTACAGCGGCGGCGCGAAGCTGCTCGATGATGAACGCCGCGATCTGCGTCTCGCGCCCCCATTGCCCGGGGATCGCCATCATCTTCATCACCAGCGCCTGCGCCTGTTTGCGATTGGGTTCGTGCATCACGATACGGTACACGCTCGACTCACCCGCCGCGAGCGGCGTCGTCTTTTGCCTTGCGATGACAATTGACAAATGCCTAATGCCTAATGACCAATGCATTTGTCATTAGGCATCAGGCATTTGTCATTGGTCATATCGAACCCCGCTCTCACTCAACGGGGTTCGCCGGGATCCGCTGCTCGACTTCGCGCGGGTCAGCGGACTCGAAAAACTGTTCCACCGCCTCGGTCAGGTTCCGCTGCGCTTCTTCGACGCTCGCCCCCTGGCTGGCGATGTCCAGTTCGGGACACAGCGCGACAAAACCGTCCGATTCGCGTTCGATCACGGCGGTCAGTCGTTGAATCCGTTTCATGTGCTGCGGCTCCGACATGCGTGCCATTATAGTCGAGCCCGCCGCGAGCGGCGTCGCGAAGCGGTAGAATCGAATCATGCCCGATGCGCCTGCGACGATCATCATTCGACATCAGAAAGAGAACCTCGCCAAGTGTTCACTCAAAGGCATCAGCGCGCGGGCGGAGGTGAAGATGCTGCGCTATCCGCTCAAGGGGCCGATCGATTTGACCGGCCGCATCGCGCTGACGCTCGACGCCCCGCCGCTGTCGCGCGACGATGCCGACACGGGGCTGGTGCTGCTGGATGCAACGTGGCGTCATGCGGAGCGGATGACCAGCGGCCTGCGGCGTGAACTGGCGACAACTATCCCGCGCTCCCTGCCGGGCGATTTCGTCACGGCGTACCCTCGCTGCCAAACCGCCTGCCCCGACCCGACGCGCGGACTGGCGAGCATTGAGGCGCTGTTCATCGCGTACCACCTCCTCGGCCGGGACACGACCGGCCTCCTCGACCATTACCTCTGGCACCAACAGTTTCTGGAATCGAACGCAGCGCTGCTCTCATGCTGAAGCATTGAAGTCAATTCATCACCGACGACGGCGGCGACCGATCAGCGCGGCGCCGGCGAGAAGGATGCTCAGCGAGGCCGGCTCGGGGACCGGCCCGAACACGAGGTACTGGCCGGGGTTGCCCAGGTCGCCGGACGTGGCCAGATACGAACCGTACACGTCGCCGACGAACGAAGTATCAACGGCCGACGGATCGTTCGTGCCCAGCGCGCCAAGCTGAATGTTCCCGCTGACGTCCTGCGTGCGGAGCGTGCCGGGGAAGTTCTGATCGCCGTAGGTCAGACGATCCACGAGGTTGCCCATGTCGTCGAACAGGTTGATCTCGTCATTACGGCCGAGGTTGTTGGTGTACTCGCCGATGACCTTCACCGAGTTGGGCAGACTCCACGCGGCGCGGAAGTCGGCTTCGGTGGCTTCGGTGATGACGACCGATTCGCCGGCGGCGAGCGTGCCGAAGGCCGACAGGTCCAGCACGCCGGGCGTGCGGCTGTCATCGTCATACGACCATCCGGTCAGATCGACGCTCGTCAAGCCGACGTTCGTGAACTCGACATACTCGCCGGGCACGCCTGAGTACATCCATTCGGTGATGCGGACGACCGCGTGAGCCGGGCTCGCGGCGGCGAAAGCGACGGCGAACATCATCACGGACAAAAACGCATTCTTCTTTGCGAACATGGTGGTCTCCCGCCTGCGTGAACGACAGGCATAAAAGGGTGCTTTCTCGAACTTTTCAGCAGGTTTTCATCGCGCGGCGCTTGCGAAGGCGAAGGCCCGCCAGTGCGGCGAAGCCGACGAGTCCGCTGGCGGGCTCGGGCGTGAGCGAAGCACGCGGCGTCAGCACGAAGAGCTTGGGCGCTTCGCCGACGATGTAGATGTTGCCGTCGAAGTCGATGGTCACACCTTCTAGGTCCCCGCCGAGCCCGGTCAGGTCGAACATGCTCAGCACGTTGCCGTCGCGATCGACTTCAAGAAGCTTCTGCGACTCCTGGCTGATGATCAGCAGATTGTCGCGATCCATGGAGCCGGCCAGCGAAGGCACGATCGAAAGCACCTGAATGTCCGACAGGTCCGTGACGCCAAGGTTCGGCGTGAACAGGTCCATCACCGCCGCCGTCCCGGCGTCAAAGTCCGCGTCCACCTCGTACGCCGCCTGAAGTTGCTTTTCCTTCACGGCGTAATACTTGCCGGTCGACGGCTCGAACGACACGCCCTCGATGCCGATGTTCCCGATCGTCGGCCCGAGTGAAACGCTCTTCAAACTCGAACGATCCACCGTGCCGCCGGACACATAAGTGGACTTGAACAGATCCTGCAATCGCTCCTCGGTAAGCACGAACTGTCCGTTGCCGATGTACGTCATGCCTTCCGTGTCGTCGAAGTTTGTCAGCGTCATCGACGAAAGCGTCACACCCATGCGATCGACCTCAACCACCGCATCGCCTTCGTCGCCGAGCACGAAGAACGTGTCGGTGTCGAAGTTGTACGCCATCGCCGACGCTTCCGACGCGAGGATGGGGTCGAGGTCGAACGTCCCCGTCAGGTCATATTGCGAAAGATCGACATGCGTGACGATGCCGAACGCGGTGGAACAAAGCAGGCACAACGCAGCCAACGACTTTCCAATCATTTCCAATGCTCCCATCACAAAGAGGAGCGTCCTTTAGAACGGATTGATGTTCAAGACCCATCAGCAAAATGCCCGAATTCGGTTAAATTGAGGCCAAAATGCTGGGAAATGTGATGTTTTAGTGAGATAAATTAGCTTGCCTTCGGAATGGGAGGCATTAGAATAGTTCTTGTTTCGGGTCGGGTACTCCATTTCAAGGAATCGACACATGTGGAGAAAGTGGTCCGTTGCATGCGGCATGGCGGTTGTCGTGGCGATCTGTTGTCGATCGGCGTCGGCGGTGACGTTTGATCTCTTGGTCGCTTCGGGCGGCGCGGCGCCGGGAACGATGTCGACGATCGGCGATCTATCGGAGGAATCATCGCCGCTGCCGGCATTGGATCGGGGCACGGCGATTTTCGGCGCGACGCTCGACGACGGCAATCGCGTGCTGTACGAAGCGCTGGGGCCGGGCAACATCATTCTGCTGGCGGATCAGAACACCGCAGCGCCCGGCGGCGGTGCCTTCAACGGCGGGTTCCGCGACATCTCGATCTACGATGGCAACGTCGCCTTCCGCGCCGGCGTCAACGGGCAGACGAAGCTCATGTACTACGACGGCTTTTTCAAGGATTTCCATGAAGTGGCCACCACAACGACGCCGGTCGATCTGATCGGCGGCGGCACGACAAGCGTGCAGTTCCCCAACGATGTGAGCGTCGGGCCGCAGGGCGTCATCTTCAACGGCAGTCCGACGATCTCGAGCGGGCGCGGCTTGTATTTCTGGAACGGAACGAGCGTGAAGGAAATCGCACCGCCGACCGAAAAGGTGTTCAACCCCACGCTCACATCGCAGGGCGCTTTCTACTCCGGCGGGCCGATTCAGGAGCGGCTCCAGCGCGTCGACCCCGGCACGGCGTCGCTTTCGACCGTCTTGGACAATACCACGCCGATCCCCGACGGGTCCGGCCAGTTCACGCAATATGAGAGTCTTTCGGCGCGCGACAGCGGGATGGCCTTCTTCGGATTCTCCGGCACCGGGGGAAACAGCGGGTTTTACGCGCTGATCGGCGGTTCGACCGATCCGATCCTCATCGTCAACAACACCTCCGTCCGGCCCACCGGCGGCAACTTCTCAAACTTCGGCGATCTGGCCTTCGGCACCGTCACGCAGGGCAAAGCCAACGTGCTGTTCACCGAAGACGGAACGCTCTATCACGCCCTGAGCGACGGCACCGACATGACCTACACGCCGCTGCTGTCCGCCGGCGATCAGATCGACGGCCGCACCATCGCCGGCATCCGGCTCAGCAAGGACGCCTTCGACGGAAGGCACGCCATCGTCTACACCGACTATGAAGACGGCGGCAACGGGCTTTACTACGTCGACCTCGAAAACGGGGCCGACCCCGACGCCGCCCTGCCCCGGCGCGGATTTCACGTCGAAGCCCATCTCGAGCATCACGACGATCTGACCTTCCTGAAAGTGCTTCCCGACACGGTCTATCAGGTCGTCAGCAATATCGATGAAGTCGTCGATGACCGCACCTTCGCTTCGGTCCAGCGCAAGCTCACGCCCAGCTACAATCTTCAGCCGCCGGGCGCGGTGGCGGATGTCTCGTTCGATGAAAACTTCGCCCGGGTCAACGCCGAGGCGACCGAGCAGGAACTGCCCTTCATGCCCGGCGTCTTCGGCCCGGTGGTCCGCGCCATTAGCGCCGCCCAGTACGAAAAATCCTACAACGCCGACATCAACTCCGATCCGGAGCTGCGCCGCCGCAGCACCTTCACCGAAGTTCAGGCCATCGCCAAAGCGGTTTCCTATTACCGTGCGATCGGCGGGAATCTCGGCGATCCGACGACCGTCGGCCTGGCCTTCACCTTCGACGGTTTCCTTCAGGCCGACGACGGCACCTTCCCGCCCCTGACCGATGAGACATCCAATAATTCGCCCGTCTTCCCCCATTCGGAAATCAGTCTGAAAATCTCCGTCACCGTCGACGGCCGCACCGCCGTGCTCTTCGATGGAGCCGCGTTCACCGTCGCTGACGTGGCGCGCAACGGCCGGGGGTTGAACGATACGGTGGACCCCGTCAATACGTTCCTTCTCGAAAAGATTCCCTCGGCGTCGGACGTCAATTTCTGGTCCGTCAATGTCTCACGATTCATCGAGAATGCGTTTGAGGATGTGGAGCATTTCTTTGCGGATGGGGCGGTCCACGTCGGCGATCTGGTCGCGCTTCAGGTCGAGTTGACCACGAACGTCAGCGGCGTCGGCGGACTGCTGCCCTACGGCGGCCCGACGCTCAACGGCGACATCCTGCCCAACTCCGTCAACGGCGCCTTCTCCGATTTCTTCAACACGCTTCAGGCCGGCCTGTTCTCCAACACCGACGGCATCGGTCTCATCCTCGTCGATGAAAACGGCCGCCCGATCGGCGCCGTCCCCGAACCAACCGCCGGCTTTGTCATGCTCAGCTTGGTGCTCATCAGCTCGCGTCGCCTGCGGCGATGATGAAACATCATTGCAGATATGGATTCATCCGGCGCTCCCGGCCGATGGTCGTGCTCTGCATGTGACCGGGGTAAATCTTCGTTTCGTCGGGCAGGGTCAGAAGCTGCTCATGAATCGATCGCATCAGCGCCTGCGGATCGGACGTCGGAAAGTCGTAGCGGCCGATCGAATCGCGGAAGAGTGTGTCGCCGGTGAAGGCGAGTTGATGATCGGGCTGATGGAGACAGATGCCGCCGGGGCTGTGGCCGGGGGTGTGACGGATTTCAAAAGTCAGATCGGCGAGCGAGAGCGTGTCACCGTGATGCAAAAGTCGATCGGCGGCGGGCGCAACGATCGGAAACCCGAACCCCGCCGAGAGATTCAACTCCGCATCGGTTAGAAAATCCGCCTCCGCCTCGTGAATCAGAATCGGGACATCCGGGAAAGCATCGCGCACTTCACGCAGACCGGCGATGTGGTCGGCGTGGGCATGGGTCAGCACGATCAGTTCGGGCGCGAGATGCCGCTGACGAATGGCGTCGATCATCGGCTGCGGATTGAACCCGGCGTCAATGATCCAGCACGCTTTGGAACCGGCCGGGTGGGTCACGTAACAGTTCGTCTGCCACGGGCCGAGCGTGAAGGGATGGACCATCGGGCTCTGCGGGGACTGATGCGTCATGTTGTTTTCGCCGATGAGAGGGGTATAATGGAGTCCGTATGAACAGCCGAATCGCCAGCATCATTATTATTTCAAACCATACCAAACGGTAGGGCTGGCGATCATACACACGAACCACCAAACCCTGCCGCCGAGCAGGGTTTTTTTGTAGAGCCACTTTCGAGAACCCCCATGAGCACCGATCAACCGCATCTACCAACCCGCGTTGAAATCTACGACACCACCCTGCGCGACGGCACACAGGGCGAAGGCGTGAGCTTCTCGCTCATCGACAAGGTCAAGATCGCTCATCACCTTGACGCCCTCGGCGTGGACTACATCGAAGGCGGGTTCCCGCTCTCGAATCCCAAGGACATCGCGTTCTTCGAGGAGATGGCGCGCACGCGGCTCAAGCACGCCAA
The nucleotide sequence above comes from Planctomycetota bacterium. Encoded proteins:
- a CDS encoding carboxypeptidase M32 — its product is MSSPYAQLIDHVQRIGLLNSTVALLNWDQEVMMPRHGGAVEFRARQIAQTARLVHEWRTDPRMDEWLSACEADASLTNDPLSVSAVNLREIRRDFDRNTKLPASLVEALSQAVTLSKSAWAEARKRDDFAAFEPWLKKIVGLLREKAACLGWGEGEPWDALADGFEPGLTAVQSAALFAPLRGELVELVGELLDDGTPPSDAFNTLELPIDKQRAFVRHVAEQVGFDFSRGRVDESSHPFCLPLHRDDVRMTTRFQKYMLNDSLGSTLHESGHGIYNQHVPGGEHTGTPMGNAVRLSIHESQSRLIENQVGRSAAFWRWCYPKLREFFGAATDGLTFDDVYGGANIVARSLIRTESDEATYNLHIMVRFDLERALVRGDLSAADVPAAWNEKYRQYLGIDVPDNRRGCLQDMHWAQGAIGYFPTYTLGNLYAAQFYEQARRDIGDLDGRFAAGDFAPLVDWLAANIHQHAMRYRADELCMHVTGEALSAEPLLRHLRQKLRPIYGLK
- a CDS encoding trypsin-like serine protease; translation: MLMRHPVLALLLFVCIQNALMAQPTPTAPPAPTDTPAQVDKVRESVVKILSTVRRPNVFRPWAKENPADISGSGSVIDGHRILTNAHVVAFASQIYVQPNHSAQKIAAKVEFVAPGMDLAILKLDDESFFDTHEPLKLAAALPAMRANVTVYGYPMGGTEMSVTQGIVSRIEYGTYYHSVGGLRMQIDAALNPGNSGGPAIVDGVITGVVFSRMQEAENIGYLIPAEEVKRFLDDVADGQYDGKPTLSTMLFQDVENEALRARLKLPEGTGGVMVEKLFDPDASLLSGDVITKIGDHPIDSEGSVAVGSDLRLRFDYLVPILAKDGKLDVTVLRDGKPMPMQLPVETHRPRLIPANDDHYPRYFVYGPLVFSPADTLTLQSAGRLIGYLAVSASPLVTRTLDQPGEVQELVIIASPFLPHKLVKGYSDHTMQVVSSVNGVEVKSLHQLAQLLRDAKDEYITFEFAGNHGEMLVFRRAEIEAASEDILNDNGIRQPYSDDLRDVFEKKTP
- a CDS encoding prepilin-type N-terminal cleavage/methylation domain-containing protein, producing the protein MMTLRRGTAFTLIELLVVVAIIALLIAILLPSLTEARNVAKVTVCASNQRQVRIATEFYMQAYRQTEPWIFGNGTADYGWEGQEEAFPNKLGNPAIALIGLRSDQLEPGKPTAQAKPGGFLSEKDHYLFFCPLSEYDRDKQYTPNPPDAGDPALGKYWGSYTWFWKHQTMDEDRFDQGGGKLHSNQILFVGEQSRDKLVMSDYQSLTYDHYNALMIDGSVQLITKDFSEFRRWLWGPGGTAY
- a CDS encoding M20/M25/M40 family metallo-hydrolase, which produces MHEPNRKQAQALVMKMMAIPGQWGRETQIAAFIIEQLRAAAVPASSIKRDKAHTESPFGGECGNIIVTLPGSTGRTREPRRMLSAHMDTVPICVGCKPVRRGNRIVSADRNTGLGGDDRAGSAVILTALTTLLKYKLPHPPLTFLWCVQEEVGLIGARHVDVKLLKSPRLGFNFDGGKPAELVIGATGAYRMNIDIRGVASHAGVHPERGVSATVIAARAIADLDAGGWHGLVRKGRHRGTSNVGVIEGGAATNVVTDHLRLRAEARAHDRAFRKRIVAAYRKAFASAARHVRNDAGRRGSVKISVQHDYEAFALRPTAPVVLAAAEAARAAGLKATYRIANGGLDANYLNAHGIATVTLGAGQKDIHTTKESLNLPQYHAACRIALRLAGA
- a CDS encoding type II toxin-antitoxin system HicB family antitoxin, whose amino-acid sequence is MKRIQRLTAVIERESDGFVALCPELDIASQGASVEEAQRNLTEAVEQFFESADPREVEQRIPANPVE
- a CDS encoding PEP-CTERM sorting domain-containing protein (PEP-CTERM proteins occur, often in large numbers, in the proteomes of bacteria that also encode an exosortase, a predicted intramembrane cysteine proteinase. The presence of a PEP-CTERM domain at a protein's C-terminus predicts cleavage within the sorting domain, followed by covalent anchoring to some some component of the (usually Gram-negative) cell surface. Many PEP-CTERM proteins exhibit an unusual sequence composition that includes large numbers of potential glycosylation sites. Expression of one such protein has been shown restore the ability of a bacterium to form floc, a type of biofilm.) codes for the protein MFAKKNAFLSVMMFAVAFAAASPAHAVVRITEWMYSGVPGEYVEFTNVGLTSVDLTGWSYDDDSRTPGVLDLSAFGTLAAGESVVITEATEADFRAAWSLPNSVKVIGEYTNNLGRNDEINLFDDMGNLVDRLTYGDQNFPGTLRTQDVSGNIQLGALGTNDPSAVDTSFVGDVYGSYLATSGDLGNPGQYLVFGPVPEPASLSILLAGAALIGRRRRR
- a CDS encoding PEP-CTERM sorting domain-containing protein encodes the protein MGALEMIGKSLAALCLLCSTAFGIVTHVDLSQYDLTGTFDLDPILASEASAMAYNFDTDTFFVLGDEGDAVVEVDRMGVTLSSMTLTNFDDTEGMTYIGNGQFVLTEERLQDLFKSTYVSGGTVDRSSLKSVSLGPTIGNIGIEGVSFEPSTGKYYAVKEKQLQAAYEVDADFDAGTAAVMDLFTPNLGVTDLSDIQVLSIVPSLAGSMDRDNLLIISQESQKLLEVDRDGNVLSMFDLTGLGGDLEGVTIDFDGNIYIVGEAPKLFVLTPRASLTPEPASGLVGFAALAGLRLRKRRAMKTC
- a CDS encoding MBL fold metallo-hydrolase, which translates into the protein MTHQSPQSPMVHPFTLGPWQTNCYVTHPAGSKACWIIDAGFNPQPMIDAIRQRHLAPELIVLTHAHADHIAGLREVRDAFPDVPILIHEAEADFLTDAELNLSAGFGFPIVAPAADRLLHHGDTLSLADLTFEIRHTPGHSPGGICLHQPDHQLAFTGDTLFRDSIGRYDFPTSDPQALMRSIHEQLLTLPDETKIYPGHMQSTTIGRERRMNPYLQ